TAGGTTTGACCTACCTTCAACCGTCCAAAAGTCTCATATTGCCAAGAACCAGCAGTAGCTTAGCTTCTATCCATTATATAGTGAACCGAGCAAGGCACTAAGTGGTTGAGTGTTTTGTTTCGAACGAAAGGGTCGCGACAGGGTCAATAGAAACGACGATCTGGCAGTGTAACTGTGTCCGCGCGTATTGCGTTGCTCTTTACTTATCGTATTGTTTACTCTGATGTACTGCCAACAAGACCGTATCTTCAACTTAGTTCTGGGCAGGGTAAATTTTGACTTCTCTATTCTTTGTGTGTGGCATTTTACGACTTATGCCATGGCCTGATGGTTAAGCGGCAAGGCAACCAGATGGAGTTGACATGAAAATCTTCAACAGACAGGTTGAAACAGGCCGCAGCGTGAAAAACTGTGGAAAGCATCGAATGGCTGCATTGATCCTCGTTGCCAGCTTCCTGTTCTCCGGCTGTAGATCCCATACAATAAACACCTTACCAGAACCCTTGCAGACCGGAGGCGCCGCTTATAGCATTCCATCGCCATCTTCAAAACCAGACAATCAAAATTGGTGGGCATCGTTCAAGGATGCCAAGCTCGATGAACTCATCGATGAAGCACTGAATCGCAATTTCGATGTCATGCGGGGCTTGGCCAGACTCGATCAGGCCGATGCACTCACCCGCCAGGCCAGGGCATCACGCCTGCCTCAGGTGGACTTCGAGGCCAGCATGCTGAGGGATTGGGCAGATGGTGAAACACGCAATCGCTTGGATCGAATCGGCGGCGCGCTGGCCTGGGAAGTGGATGTATTCAATCGGTTGGGGTCCGCAGAAATGGCACGTCAAAGTGAACGCGCAGCACGTGCTGAAGACCTTGAGACAATACGTCTCAGTCTGTCCGCCGAAGTAACCGCTGCTTATGTTGATGCTGTCGGACAACGCACCCAACTTCTTCTATTAAAAGAGCAGATTGAGGTTGACCGGGAGTTGCTGGAACTCACCGAGATTCGTTTTGAAGCGGGCCTGACGGCATCGGTGGACGTGCTGCAGCAAAGCAGCGTTCTGGCCGAGACGGAAAGCCTGGTGCCCCCCACCGAAGCATTGCTGCGCGTTGCGGAAAACCGCTTGGATGTGTTGATGGGACAGGCACCGGATGCCGTGGATCGGGTAGACGACAACGATCGGTTCGTTTCAATTGAAGACCTGCCGTTTATCGGTGTCCCCTCCGATCTCTTGCTCAACCGCCCGGACTTGAGGGCCTTGAAAAATGAGCTGATCGCCGCTGATGCTGAAATTGGGCAGGCCATTGCCGACCGACTGCCGCGGATCACGCTTGACGGATCCGTCTTTTACGGCTCCGGATCGGACTTCACCGGACCCGCAGGCATACTATTGGGATCGATCATACAACCCCTTTTGGATTGGGGGGCCCGCAAGGCCGAAGTCGAACGCAGCCGGGCGCTGTATGTCGAGCGGCTGGCGGTATTTTCCCAGGCGTATTTGCAGGCGATCGAAGATGTTGAAAACGCGCTTTACAAGGAACGCAAACAGCGCGAGTTTCTGGATCGCCTGGAGCGTCGTCGTCGTTTTCTGGAACGCACCGTCGAAGAGACCAGAGATCGATATACCAATGGCCTGACAGATTTTTTGCCGGTCCTGGATGCACTCAAAGAGTTGCAGCGGATCGAGCGCACCATCGTTACACAACAGCGGGAGTTGCTGGCTTTTCATATTCAGCTCCAACGTGCGCTGGGTGGGCAGCTGAAAGTCCCCGGAAATGGAGATCAGATTCAATGAACATCAAAATAAATTCAAAAATTATGGTGTGGGTGGCCTTGGCGGTAATACCAGCTTTTTTTGTGGTCGCACAGACAAGTGCTCAGCAGGCCGTGCCCGTGATCGTCAAGGCGGTCGTGATCGATCGCTTTGTCGACCGCGTGGAAGCGCTTGGAACGCTGCGTGCCAACGAAACCGTGGTATTGACCGCGACGGTTTCCGAAACAGTGACCGCCGTACACTTTGAAGACGGTCAGCGGGTGACCGCCGGTAGTATTCTGGTCGAGATGACCAATGAAGAGGAGCATGCCCTGATCGAAGAAGAACGATCGACGCTGGCCGAAGCAAAAAAGCAATATGAACGGCTGCGTCCCCTGATCGAGCGCGGGGCGGCATCCGCATCATTGCTCGATCAGCGTCGCCGGGAATACGAGACCGCTAAAGCGCGGCTCCGGGCCATCGAATCCAAGTTGCGGGATCGTCTGATCCTCGCACCGTTTGCCGGGGTTGTCGGTCTGCGCAATGTCAGTGTGGGCGCGCTTATCGAACCGGGTGACGTGATTACGACCCTGGACGACGACAGTGTCATGAAGCTCGATTTTACGGTGCCGTCAATTTTTCTGGCGAGCCTTAAAACCGGCTTGCCCATTGTTGCCACATCCCCAGCCTTCGGCAAACTCCAATTCGAGGGCAATGTTTCCAGCATCGACAGCCGCATCGATCCGGTTACCCGTGCCATCGTCGTCAGAGCGATTCTGCCCAACCCGGAGCGTCTACTGAAACCGGGGTTGCTGATGCACGTCACGTTGCTGAAAAATCCGCGGGACGCTCTGGTGATTCCCGAAGAAGCGCTGATTCCGTCCGGGCGCGTCAACCACGTGTTGGTCGTGCATCAATCCGGCGACAGCACTGTTGTCTACCGTCGCCAAGTGACCATCGGCAACCGCCGGCCGGGCGAAGTGGAGATCGTCGAGGGACTTGAAGCCGGAGAATTCGTGGTCGTTGATGGTACGCTGCGCGCTCGACCGGGACAGCCTGTGACCATTACTGCCGTGGACGGCGGTGGCGAGCCTTTGGCCCAACTGTTGAACCGGGAACGGAAGGGGCAAAGCCAATGATCCTTTCTGACATTTCCGTCCAGCGGCCTGTATTCGCTGCCGTCATCTCCTTATTGTTGATTGCCTTCGGCCTGGTTTCGTTCGGCCGACTTCCTCTGCGGGAATACCCGGACATCGACCCTCCCGTGGTGACTATCGAGACGCTCTATCCCGGTGCCTCCGCCAATGTGGTGGAGACACGCATTACCGAACTGATCGAGGAGCGTATTGCCGGCATCGAAGGCATTGATTTTATCGCCTCGACCAGTGAAGACGGACTTTCCACGGTGACGATCGAATTCGATACCGGGCGGGATGTCGACGGAGCGGTCAGTGATGTCCGGGATCGGGTCTCGGCGATCTTAGGCGATTTGCCGGACGAAGCCGATCCGCCGGAGATCCAGAAAGTCGATGCCAACAACGATGTGATCATGTGGTTGAATCTGGTCAGCGATCGCATGACCGTGCCGGCCTTGACCGATTATGCCGATCGATATCTTGTCGATCGGTTTTCGGTCTTGGATGGTGTCGCGAGGGTGAGAATCGGTGGTGGCCAAAACTATGCCATGCGGATTTGGATCGACCGCAATGCCATGGCGGCGCGGGGGCTTGTGGTCAGCGACGTCGAAACCGCCCTGCGGGCAGAAAATCTGGAGCTGCCGGCCGGAAGTATCGAATCCGAGACGCGCAGCTTTACGGTGCGGGTCAAACGTGCATTTCGAACGGCGCAGGATTTCAGCCGCCTGGTTCTGGCCCGCGGTGACGACGGCCACTTGGTTCGATTGGGTGACATTGCCCGCGTCGAGCGCGGCACTGAAGAGGACCGGACGTTCTTTCGGGGCAATGGTGTGGCCATGGTCGGCATGGGCATAATCAAACAATCGACTGCCAATACGATCGATGTGGCCCGCGGTGCCAAGGCGGAAATGCGTCGCCTCAACCTTACCTTGCCCGACGGGATGGAAATCAAGCAGAGCTACGACACATCGGTTTTTGTCGAAGGAGCCGTCAAAGAGGTCTATAAAACCCTGCTGATTGCCATCGGCCTGGTCATCCTGGTGATCTATTTCTTTTTGGGCAGCATTAGGGCCACGCTCGTTCCGGCGGTAACCGTTCCGGTTTCCATTATTGCAAGTTTTATCGTTTTAAACATTTTGGGGTTCTCGGTAAATTTGCTGACGCTGCTTGCACTGGTCCTGGCCATCGGATTGGTGGTGGACGATGCCATCGTGGTGTTGGAGAATATCTACCGGCGCATGGCTGAAAAAGGCGAATCCCCCCTGGTGGCGGCGTATCGTGGCGCACGGCAGGTGGGTTTCGCGGTTATCGCAACCTCCTTGGTGTTGATCGCGGTGTTTGTGCCTATTGCTTTTCTACAGGGAGATGTGGGCCGTTTGTTTTCAGAGTTTGCCATCACCATGGCGGCGGCGGTTTGCTTTTCCAGCGTCGTGGCCCTGAGCCTCTCGCCCATGCTGGCATCCAAAATCCTGAAACGCAAAACCAGTCGCCGTGCTCCCCGCACCCGTATGGACCGCTTTTTCGGATCCATCCGGCACCACTATCGCCGTTTGCTCAGCCGCACCATGAGGCGCCCCCTGCTGGTGGTGGGCCTTTTTGCGGCACTCATCTTGGCAACGGCGTGGCTGGCAGGGCAGATTCCCACGGAATTCGCCCCCAGGGAAGACCGCGGCGCATTTTTTGTGATCGTCAACGGGCCCGAAGGTGCTTCCTACACCTATATGGAGGAATACATGAACGAAATCGAGCGGCGGCTGATGTCCTTCGTCGAAAGCAAAGAGGCCACCCGGCTGCTGGTTCGAGCCCCGCGCACGTTTTCGAATTATGAGAACTTCAATACCGGGATCGTGATTATGGTTCTCAACGACTGGAACCAGCGACGATCAGCCTGGGCCATCATGGATGAGGTGCGTGCCAGACTGTTCGACATGCCGGGGGTGCGCGCCTTCCCCGTCATGCGCCAGGGCTTTGGTGCATCCATTCAAAAGCCGCTGCAGTTCGTCATCGGCGGCGGCACATATTCGGAATTGGCCCAATGGCGAGATACGCTGCTGGCGCAGATTGACGTCGACAATCCGGGGCTGATCGAGATCGACTGGGATTACAAGGAAACCAAGCCCCAACTGCAGGTGAACATCGACTATGATCGCGCAGCCGAGTTGGGGGTGACCATCGGGGCTGTCGGCCGCACCCTGGAAACGATGCTGGGCTCCCGGCGCGTGACTACCTATCTTGACGCCGGTGAAGAGTATGACGTGATCCTGGAAGGCGAACGCGAGCGTCAACGCACGCCAAATGATCTGCAGAACATTTATGTACGTTCATCGCGCAGTGACGCGCTGATTCCGCTGTCTAATTTGGTCACGATAGAGGAATTCGCCGATTCAACCACCCTGAATCGTTACAACCGCGTCAGGGCCGTCACCATCGAGGCCAACCTTGCAGACGGTTTGGCCTTGGGCGATGCGCTGGCCTATATGGAAGGATTGGTCAAGGACCACCTGCCTGAAAACGCGATCATTGATTACAAGGGGCAATCCCGGGACTACAAGAACGCAACGCAGTCCATATTATTCGTTTTCCTGTTGGGAATCCTGGTGGTGTTTCTTGTCCTGGCTGCCCAGTTTGAAAGCTATCTCAATCCGCTTGTGATCATGCTTACGGTGCCGCTGGCGATTGCAGGCGGCTTGATGGGGCTGTATTTGACCGGAAGCACCTTGAATCTTTACAGTAAAATCGGCTTGGTCATGCTGATCGGCTTGGCCGCGAAAAACGGCATTCTTATCGTCGAGTTCGCCAACCAGCTTCGGGAGCGGCGCAAATCGTTTAATTACGCGATCCTGAAAGCATCCGAAGTTCGCCTGCGCCCAATCGTGATGACGGGCATCACTACGGCCACGGGTGCGATCCCCCTGATTCTTTCCACGGGTGCCGGGTCGGAAACCCGCATGGTGATCGGCGTCGTCGTTCTGGCCGGGGTGTTGTCGGCGACCCTGTTCACCCTGTTTGTCGTACCGATCGCCTACAGTCTGCTCTCCCGGAGGACACATCCTCCCGGGCAGGTCGCGCGACGGCTCGAGCAAGAGCGGGCTGGTCTGAAAGCAGGACCGACCCAGTAACTGTGAAAAAAACGAAATCATCGCTATGGTTTTCAACAGCCTGTTAAAAAATGACAGGAGACATAAAGAAAAAAAGGTGACATTTTATATGCGGTCAGTTTGTATAAGTTTAATCATGTTGGCAGGATCAATCATTCTGTCGGCCTCCAACTGCTCAGCAGAAAATAACGAAATGATCGCACGGCTAAGCGCCGGTGGCCATATTTTAATGGTCCGTCATGCGTTTGCGCCTGGAAATGGAGATCCAGATCATTTTACGATTGGCGACTGTTCCACGCAGCGTAACCTTGATGAAACGGGTCGCGCTCAAGCACGAAGCATCGGTAATTGGCTTCGCCATAAAGGACCATATTCAGCACGTGTTTACTCCAGCCAATGGTGCCGGTGCCTCGAAACGGCCAAGTTAATGCACTTGGGCCCTGTAAATCAGTTACCCGCTTTAAATTCGTTCTATGAGCGCATTCAAGACCGTGAGCCGAACATCGAAACTTTGAAAGATTTCATTTCCCGGCAGCCCACGGATGGCGAATTAATTGTATTCGTGACCCATTTTGTAACCATTGCCGCCATGACGGGCGAGAGCGTTTCCTCAGGCATGGGCGTACTGTTGGAACTAAAGGAAGATGCGCCCTATAGAGTGGTTGGCAAGTTAACTTTTGAAAATTAAAGCGAGTATTGCATGAAATGGACTCTTTGACCCACTTCACATTTGGCGCCGCCTGTGGAGAGGCAGACTTTAGACAACCTCATGCGTTACGCGGCCTGCGCCCGATTTTCGTCGCTGCCATGGCAGGACTGTGGATTCTTTTCGCGGCGGCCCTCGATTCCTCAGCGCAGCAGACCCTCCACCACGAGCTTGAGGTGGAAATCCTGCACGATGCCAAAACCCTGCGCGGCACGGACACCATCCGTCTTCCCAAGGGCGCGTCGCGCCTGCGGGTGGCCTTTCGCCCTGGTGTGCGCATCCTTGGCGTGGGAGGCGCCGCGTACACGCAAAAAGAGGGTGTGCTGGATCTGAATCTCGAGACCGCACATCCGTCTTCGAACACCGTGGTCCTGCGCTACGAGGGTGTCTTCGACGATTCCTTCGAGGCCGAGCCATTTTCCATGGACAACCCTGGCCAGGGTGTTCTGGGTACCATCACCCAGGATGCAGCCTTCTTTCTGGCTGGCAGCGGCTGGTACCCAATGATCGTGGAAGATATCCCCGAGACCTTTCGTGTTTCGGTGACCGCGCCGAGGGGCGTCTACGCGGTGATGGAAGGCAGGCTCGAAACCCACGCCGACGACCCCGACAGGAGCCTTTCAATTTGGTCGGTGGCTCGCCCATCGGGGCCGCTGGCCATGTTTGCAGGGCGCTACGTCGTCAACGAACGCATGCATGACAAGGTGCGTATCGCCACCTACTTCTTTCCGGCCAATGCCGGGCTTTCAACCCGCTATCTGGATGCTGTGCAGCGTCACATCGTCCGCTATGAAGCGCTTCACGGGCCCTATCCATTCGCCAAATTCGCTGTGGTGGAAAATTTCTTTCCCACCGGATACGGTTTTCCATCGTATACGCTGCTGGGCAGTCGCGTGTTAAGACTGCCTTTCATTCCCGACACCAGCCTCAGACACGAGGTGGCTCACTGCTGGTGGGGCAACGGTGTGTTGGTGGATGCGACCGGGGGCAATTGGTCCGAGGGGTTGACCACTTACGTGGCCGATTACCTTTCCGAGGAGGAGCATTCCTTCGAGCAGGCCCGGGCCTATCGCCTGCGCACGCTTGAAAAGTACGCCCTTCTCGCCGCAGGTGCGCAGGACTTTCCCCTGTCGACCTTCCGGAGCCGCTACAACCCTGCCAGCCAGGCCGTCGGCTACGGAAAGGCCATGTTCGTGTTTCATATGATGCGCCTGCGTATCGGCGACACGGCTTTCTGGGCTGCTTTGCGCGACATTTATGCCGAGCGGCTGTACAAAAAAACCAGCTGGGTCCATTTTATGGATGCTTTTGCCGAGCACGGTGGATTGGGTCGCGATGAGGTGCGCTTTTTTTACAAACAGTGGATCACCCGCCCGGGTGCCCTGCAATTGGCCATTGACAGCACCCGGGTGGTTTCCGCTGCAGGCCGTCCGCAGGTGGAGGGATTGCTCATTCAAAAATCGCCCCGCTTCAACGTCCGCGTGCCGGTGGAGGTGGTCGGTGGCACGATCAGCCGCAGAGAGAGTGTTGCCTTGGATGATGCTAAGGCGACATTCAGCATCCGAATGGAGGAAGCGCCTCGAACCGTAGCCGCCGACCCCGATTTCGATGTTTTTCGCCTTCTCTACCCCGAGGAAATCCCGGCAACCGTCGACGCGGTAAAGGGCTCCAACACGCTCGCCGCCGTGCTCGCAGAAGATAGCCCCGAACCCTGGGCGGAGATTTTCCGCGGACTTCTAATGGGCCTCAACCAAGGTGGCACACCCGTCTGGAGTGAAAGCAGATTCGCTGCCGAGGATTCCGCCGGAAAGGACGTACTCTTCTTTGGCATGCCCAAACGGGAAAAGGGTCGCAACCTGTTGTCGGAGTTGGGGGATGCAGCGGAGCTTTCGGCCGGGGCTTTCCGGGTGGGAGAGGACATCTCCAGCCGCAATGCCGACACGCTGTTTGCGGTCTTCAAAAGGAATCAGAGACTGGTGGCCGTGTTCCTTCCCGTTGCAGGCACCGAGGTCGAAACGGTGGTGCGCACGGCCCGCAAAATTACCCACTA
This Desulfatitalea tepidiphila DNA region includes the following protein-coding sequences:
- a CDS encoding efflux transporter outer membrane subunit — its product is MKIFNRQVETGRSVKNCGKHRMAALILVASFLFSGCRSHTINTLPEPLQTGGAAYSIPSPSSKPDNQNWWASFKDAKLDELIDEALNRNFDVMRGLARLDQADALTRQARASRLPQVDFEASMLRDWADGETRNRLDRIGGALAWEVDVFNRLGSAEMARQSERAARAEDLETIRLSLSAEVTAAYVDAVGQRTQLLLLKEQIEVDRELLELTEIRFEAGLTASVDVLQQSSVLAETESLVPPTEALLRVAENRLDVLMGQAPDAVDRVDDNDRFVSIEDLPFIGVPSDLLLNRPDLRALKNELIAADAEIGQAIADRLPRITLDGSVFYGSGSDFTGPAGILLGSIIQPLLDWGARKAEVERSRALYVERLAVFSQAYLQAIEDVENALYKERKQREFLDRLERRRRFLERTVEETRDRYTNGLTDFLPVLDALKELQRIERTIVTQQRELLAFHIQLQRALGGQLKVPGNGDQIQ
- a CDS encoding efflux RND transporter periplasmic adaptor subunit, giving the protein MNIKINSKIMVWVALAVIPAFFVVAQTSAQQAVPVIVKAVVIDRFVDRVEALGTLRANETVVLTATVSETVTAVHFEDGQRVTAGSILVEMTNEEEHALIEEERSTLAEAKKQYERLRPLIERGAASASLLDQRRREYETAKARLRAIESKLRDRLILAPFAGVVGLRNVSVGALIEPGDVITTLDDDSVMKLDFTVPSIFLASLKTGLPIVATSPAFGKLQFEGNVSSIDSRIDPVTRAIVVRAILPNPERLLKPGLLMHVTLLKNPRDALVIPEEALIPSGRVNHVLVVHQSGDSTVVYRRQVTIGNRRPGEVEIVEGLEAGEFVVVDGTLRARPGQPVTITAVDGGGEPLAQLLNRERKGQSQ
- a CDS encoding efflux RND transporter permease subunit, which gives rise to MILSDISVQRPVFAAVISLLLIAFGLVSFGRLPLREYPDIDPPVVTIETLYPGASANVVETRITELIEERIAGIEGIDFIASTSEDGLSTVTIEFDTGRDVDGAVSDVRDRVSAILGDLPDEADPPEIQKVDANNDVIMWLNLVSDRMTVPALTDYADRYLVDRFSVLDGVARVRIGGGQNYAMRIWIDRNAMAARGLVVSDVETALRAENLELPAGSIESETRSFTVRVKRAFRTAQDFSRLVLARGDDGHLVRLGDIARVERGTEEDRTFFRGNGVAMVGMGIIKQSTANTIDVARGAKAEMRRLNLTLPDGMEIKQSYDTSVFVEGAVKEVYKTLLIAIGLVILVIYFFLGSIRATLVPAVTVPVSIIASFIVLNILGFSVNLLTLLALVLAIGLVVDDAIVVLENIYRRMAEKGESPLVAAYRGARQVGFAVIATSLVLIAVFVPIAFLQGDVGRLFSEFAITMAAAVCFSSVVALSLSPMLASKILKRKTSRRAPRTRMDRFFGSIRHHYRRLLSRTMRRPLLVVGLFAALILATAWLAGQIPTEFAPREDRGAFFVIVNGPEGASYTYMEEYMNEIERRLMSFVESKEATRLLVRAPRTFSNYENFNTGIVIMVLNDWNQRRSAWAIMDEVRARLFDMPGVRAFPVMRQGFGASIQKPLQFVIGGGTYSELAQWRDTLLAQIDVDNPGLIEIDWDYKETKPQLQVNIDYDRAAELGVTIGAVGRTLETMLGSRRVTTYLDAGEEYDVILEGERERQRTPNDLQNIYVRSSRSDALIPLSNLVTIEEFADSTTLNRYNRVRAVTIEANLADGLALGDALAYMEGLVKDHLPENAIIDYKGQSRDYKNATQSILFVFLLGILVVFLVLAAQFESYLNPLVIMLTVPLAIAGGLMGLYLTGSTLNLYSKIGLVMLIGLAAKNGILIVEFANQLRERRKSFNYAILKASEVRLRPIVMTGITTATGAIPLILSTGAGSETRMVIGVVVLAGVLSATLFTLFVVPIAYSLLSRRTHPPGQVARRLEQERAGLKAGPTQ
- a CDS encoding histidine phosphatase family protein, with protein sequence MVFNSLLKNDRRHKEKKVTFYMRSVCISLIMLAGSIILSASNCSAENNEMIARLSAGGHILMVRHAFAPGNGDPDHFTIGDCSTQRNLDETGRAQARSIGNWLRHKGPYSARVYSSQWCRCLETAKLMHLGPVNQLPALNSFYERIQDREPNIETLKDFISRQPTDGELIVFVTHFVTIAAMTGESVSSGMGVLLELKEDAPYRVVGKLTFEN
- a CDS encoding M1 family metallopeptidase — translated: MAGLWILFAAALDSSAQQTLHHELEVEILHDAKTLRGTDTIRLPKGASRLRVAFRPGVRILGVGGAAYTQKEGVLDLNLETAHPSSNTVVLRYEGVFDDSFEAEPFSMDNPGQGVLGTITQDAAFFLAGSGWYPMIVEDIPETFRVSVTAPRGVYAVMEGRLETHADDPDRSLSIWSVARPSGPLAMFAGRYVVNERMHDKVRIATYFFPANAGLSTRYLDAVQRHIVRYEALHGPYPFAKFAVVENFFPTGYGFPSYTLLGSRVLRLPFIPDTSLRHEVAHCWWGNGVLVDATGGNWSEGLTTYVADYLSEEEHSFEQARAYRLRTLEKYALLAAGAQDFPLSTFRSRYNPASQAVGYGKAMFVFHMMRLRIGDTAFWAALRDIYAERLYKKTSWVHFMDAFAEHGGLGRDEVRFFYKQWITRPGALQLAIDSTRVVSAAGRPQVEGLLIQKSPRFNVRVPVEVVGGTISRRESVALDDAKATFSIRMEEAPRTVAADPDFDVFRLLYPEEIPATVDAVKGSNTLAAVLAEDSPEPWAEIFRGLLMGLNQGGTPVWSESRFAAEDSAGKDVLFFGMPKREKGRNLLSELGDAAELSAGAFRVGEDISSRNADTLFAVFKRNQRLVAVFLPVAGTEVETVVRTARKITHYGRYGRLSFKNGVNTGKGVGEASGSPLVVDLGDNS